A genomic region of Pirellulales bacterium contains the following coding sequences:
- the hisI gene encoding phosphoribosyl-AMP cyclohydrolase: MSSLPSNPVPDFAAGDGLLPAIAQDAETGEVLMLAYMSPESYQETLATGRAVYYSRSRGRLWRKGEESGHVQEVQAILIDCDADTILLKIRQIGAAACHEGYRSCFFRQITPEGTHIVAERVFDPANVYGKQG, from the coding sequence TTGTCTTCCCTACCATCGAACCCCGTGCCCGATTTCGCCGCGGGCGACGGCCTCTTGCCGGCAATTGCCCAGGACGCCGAGACGGGCGAAGTCCTGATGCTGGCCTACATGAGCCCCGAGAGCTACCAGGAGACCCTGGCAACCGGCCGGGCCGTCTACTATAGCCGCAGCCGCGGGCGACTTTGGCGCAAAGGCGAAGAGAGCGGGCATGTGCAGGAGGTGCAGGCCATTCTTATTGATTGCGACGCCGACACGATCCTCCTCAAAATCCGTCAAATCGGCGCCGCCGCCTGCCACGAAGGCTACCGAAGCTGCTTCTTCCGCCAAATCACTCCCGAAGGAACTCACATCGTCGCCGAGCGCGTTTTCGATCCGGCAAACGTTTATGGAAAACAAGGTTAA
- a CDS encoding glycosyltransferase — translation MNRSLSVLLPVHNAQATLGTDVGRMLDLLPDLTHQFDLLIIDDGSTDATCEVADELATQYPQVKLLRSERRRGVEAALREGLARTESHVVLAHNGQPRIDTAEIARLWHREDQVAHRMPEFSDATARQVTMSSFHLLRRDAGQPAGPFRSVRRIEPQHADNPAAAQSPPSSRRPNFLRRLKDFALGE, via the coding sequence TTGAATCGCTCGCTCAGCGTCCTGTTGCCGGTCCACAACGCCCAGGCAACTTTGGGGACCGACGTCGGCAGGATGCTCGATCTGCTCCCCGATCTGACTCATCAATTCGATCTATTGATCATCGACGACGGCTCGACCGACGCCACGTGCGAAGTGGCCGATGAATTGGCCACGCAATACCCGCAGGTCAAATTGCTCCGCAGCGAGCGGCGCCGCGGCGTGGAAGCGGCCCTGCGCGAAGGGCTCGCGCGCACCGAATCGCACGTCGTGCTCGCGCACAACGGCCAGCCGCGGATCGACACGGCCGAGATCGCGCGCCTTTGGCATCGCGAGGACCAGGTTGCCCACCGGATGCCGGAATTCTCCGACGCGACGGCCCGGCAGGTTACGATGAGCAGTTTCCACCTTCTGCGCCGCGACGCCGGCCAACCAGCCGGGCCGTTCCGGTCCGTCCGGCGGATTGAACCGCAGCACGCCGACAACCCCGCGGCCGCGCAATCGCCGCCCTCGTCGCGGCGGCCGAATTTCTTGCGCAGGCTAAAGGATTTCGCGCTAGGCGAATAG
- a CDS encoding TIM barrel protein: MPHANNYPKLHNAAWPGVVGKGPDSEPPIDLDTMLDLTAAAEIDGQRFDGFDLFLFDPHVSIDSSDDDLKRLADKARKRNLVIGSVVAPVWPPTGGGSAMGSDEDRKKFLDSVRKGCRIAKTLREIGVRSYGVVRIDSACGVSDWRTDDPEANTRRIADTFRQACGIAEDFGERLAAEGEICWGGMHSWRRMIQLLELVGRPQTLGFQADMAHTLLYLLGYNAPEDAILPQDFDWKDASKLDAALKQLTAALRPWTIDFHVAQNDATVHGTGSHDKTGRHCLPKDPNGKLDIVKVAGMWLRDEKGALTKKCRHICWDGCMFPNATMINPQTWRDILAAMVAVRDAHGWREQ; this comes from the coding sequence ATGCCACACGCGAACAATTATCCGAAGCTGCACAACGCCGCCTGGCCCGGCGTCGTTGGCAAGGGCCCTGATTCCGAGCCGCCCATCGATCTCGATACGATGCTCGATCTCACGGCTGCGGCCGAGATCGATGGTCAGAGATTCGACGGATTCGATTTGTTCCTGTTCGACCCGCACGTCAGCATCGATTCGTCGGACGACGACCTGAAGCGCTTGGCCGACAAGGCGCGAAAGCGCAACCTCGTGATCGGCTCGGTTGTCGCGCCGGTCTGGCCGCCGACGGGAGGCGGCTCGGCGATGGGGAGCGACGAGGATCGCAAGAAGTTCCTCGACTCGGTCCGCAAGGGATGCCGGATCGCCAAGACCCTCCGCGAGATTGGGGTCCGTTCCTACGGCGTCGTGCGAATCGATTCGGCCTGCGGCGTGAGCGATTGGCGCACCGACGATCCCGAGGCCAATACTCGGCGGATCGCCGACACGTTCCGCCAGGCCTGCGGCATCGCCGAGGATTTCGGCGAACGGCTGGCGGCCGAGGGGGAAATCTGCTGGGGCGGCATGCACAGTTGGCGGCGCATGATTCAGCTTTTGGAACTAGTCGGCCGGCCGCAGACGCTCGGTTTCCAGGCCGACATGGCCCACACGCTGCTCTACCTGCTCGGCTACAACGCCCCGGAAGACGCCATTCTGCCGCAAGATTTCGACTGGAAAGACGCATCCAAACTCGACGCGGCACTCAAGCAACTCACCGCCGCGCTTCGCCCCTGGACGATCGACTTCCACGTCGCCCAGAACGACGCGACGGTCCACGGCACCGGCTCGCACGACAAGACCGGCCGCCACTGCCTGCCGAAAGATCCGAATGGAAAGCTCGACATCGTGAAAGTGGCCGGTATGTGGCTCCGCGACGAGAAAGGCGCCCTTACCAAGAAGTGCCGCCACATCTGCTGGGACGGGTGCATGTTCCCCAACGCCACGATGATTAATCCCCAGACGTGGCGCGACATCCTGGCGGCGATGGTCGCCGTACGAGATGCCCACGGCTGGCGCGAGCAATGA
- a CDS encoding four helix bundle protein, with protein MANDSGGRQFDLEERAARFGEAVIAFAKRIALSAITEPLVRQLVKSATSIGANYCEADDAGSKKEFRYRISVCKRESRETKHWLRMLAAAAPDQKADGRVLWQEAKELHLIFAAIFRGRPRQ; from the coding sequence ATGGCAAACGATAGTGGAGGCAGGCAATTCGATCTGGAGGAGCGGGCGGCGCGATTTGGTGAAGCGGTCATTGCGTTCGCAAAGCGGATCGCGCTAAGCGCGATAACGGAGCCGCTCGTGAGGCAACTTGTGAAATCCGCGACGAGCATTGGCGCCAACTATTGCGAAGCTGATGACGCCGGCTCAAAGAAGGAGTTTCGCTACCGCATCAGCGTTTGCAAGCGCGAATCGCGGGAAACGAAACATTGGCTGAGAATGTTGGCGGCCGCCGCACCGGACCAAAAGGCGGACGGCCGCGTCCTATGGCAGGAAGCGAAAGAACTGCATTTGATCTTCGCCGCAATTTTTCGCGGCCGCCCCCGCCAGTAA
- a CDS encoding Gfo/Idh/MocA family oxidoreductase, giving the protein MSKPLNIGMIGYGFMGRAHSNAYRQVNQFFKLEHRPVLKACCARKADKIKAFAENWGYESFETDWRRLVERKDIDVIDIGSPNNTHKEIVLAAAAAGKMILCEKPLAMNVKEAEGMVAAVEKAKVPNMVWFNYRRVPAISLAKQVVDEGRIGRPFHYRATYLQDWTIATDVPQGGAALWRLDIDVAGSGVTGDLLAHSIDTAEWLNGPIRSVTACTETFVKERMHAETGKVQPVGIDDACMFLAVFANGSMGTFESTRYARGRKNFNTFELNGEAGSVYFDLEDPQYLQYFKYADPKTGQKIESHLTGWQKIHVTNPEHPYMKQWWVPGCTIGYEHTFINALADFLKSLETSEKVQPDFLSALHTQKVCDAVLASAKSGKWVEIN; this is encoded by the coding sequence ATGTCAAAGCCCCTCAACATCGGCATGATCGGATACGGCTTCATGGGCCGGGCGCATTCGAATGCGTATCGGCAGGTCAATCAATTCTTCAAGCTCGAGCATCGGCCGGTGCTTAAGGCTTGTTGCGCCCGCAAGGCCGACAAGATCAAAGCCTTCGCCGAGAATTGGGGCTACGAATCGTTCGAGACCGATTGGCGACGGCTCGTCGAGCGTAAAGACATCGATGTGATCGATATCGGCTCGCCGAATAACACGCACAAAGAGATCGTGCTCGCCGCTGCCGCCGCGGGCAAAATGATCCTCTGCGAGAAGCCGCTGGCGATGAACGTCAAGGAAGCGGAAGGGATGGTCGCGGCAGTCGAGAAGGCCAAAGTGCCGAACATGGTCTGGTTCAACTATCGCCGCGTGCCGGCCATCTCGCTCGCCAAGCAGGTCGTCGATGAAGGGCGGATCGGCCGGCCGTTCCACTATCGGGCAACCTATCTCCAGGATTGGACGATTGCGACCGACGTGCCGCAGGGGGGCGCGGCGCTCTGGCGGCTCGATATCGACGTGGCCGGCTCAGGCGTGACGGGCGACCTGCTGGCTCATTCGATCGACACTGCCGAATGGCTAAACGGCCCGATCCGCAGCGTCACCGCGTGCACCGAGACCTTCGTCAAGGAGCGGATGCACGCCGAGACGGGCAAAGTGCAACCGGTGGGAATCGACGATGCCTGCATGTTCCTGGCCGTCTTCGCTAACGGCTCGATGGGCACCTTCGAGAGCACCCGCTACGCCCGCGGCCGGAAGAATTTCAATACCTTCGAGCTGAACGGCGAGGCGGGGAGCGTCTATTTCGATCTCGAAGACCCGCAGTATTTGCAGTATTTCAAATACGCCGATCCGAAGACGGGCCAGAAGATCGAATCGCACCTCACAGGCTGGCAAAAGATTCACGTCACCAACCCCGAGCACCCGTACATGAAGCAATGGTGGGTGCCGGGCTGCACGATCGGCTACGAGCACACCTTCATCAACGCCCTGGCCGATTTTCTCAAGAGCCTGGAGACGAGCGAAAAAGTGCAGCCCGACTTCCTGTCCGCCCTGCACACCCAAAAAGTCTGCGACGCCGTGCTCGCGAGCGCGAAGAGCGGAAAGTGGGTAGAGATCAACTGA
- the rpsI gene encoding 30S ribosomal protein S9 — translation MSTDAAAPTIQSGDTLGTGRRKTSVARVRLRPGKGQITINGRELEQYFPNVKERNQVLDPLKLTERRESVDIVIRINGGGPAGQAGACKLGIARALKLYDTTLEETLRHSGFLTRDGRMKERKKYGLRGARRGTQFSKR, via the coding sequence ATGTCCACCGACGCTGCCGCCCCGACGATTCAATCTGGAGACACTCTTGGCACCGGCCGCCGCAAAACCTCGGTCGCACGGGTCCGCCTCAGGCCGGGCAAGGGCCAGATCACGATCAACGGCCGTGAGTTGGAGCAATATTTTCCGAACGTGAAAGAGCGGAATCAAGTGCTCGACCCGCTCAAACTTACGGAGCGACGGGAGTCGGTTGACATCGTGATTCGCATCAACGGCGGCGGCCCTGCCGGCCAAGCCGGCGCTTGCAAGCTCGGGATCGCCCGAGCGCTCAAGCTCTACGACACGACGCTGGAAGAAACTCTCCGCCACTCCGGCTTTTTAACGCGCGACGGCCGCATGAAAGAGCGCAAGAAATACGGCCTCCGCGGCGCCCGGAGAGGGACGCAGTTCTCGAAGCGGTAG
- the rplM gene encoding 50S ribosomal protein L13 yields MTIKSYMAKPGEVQQKWWLVDGSDKVVGRLASQLAMILMGKHRPSYTPHVDTGDFIVLVNAEKVKFTGKKWQQKKYTWYTGYTQLRSETAEKRMARHPELIIQEAVRRMLPKNKLATVMLSKLKIYVGDEHPHQAQQPEPLELKTGRGSGSRMMGKRETAAAK; encoded by the coding sequence ATGACAATCAAGAGTTACATGGCCAAGCCGGGCGAGGTGCAGCAGAAATGGTGGCTCGTCGACGGCTCCGACAAAGTGGTCGGCAGGCTGGCCAGCCAGCTTGCCATGATCCTGATGGGTAAGCATCGCCCGAGCTACACACCGCACGTCGATACGGGCGATTTCATCGTGTTGGTGAATGCCGAGAAGGTCAAGTTCACCGGCAAGAAGTGGCAGCAGAAGAAATACACTTGGTACACGGGCTACACGCAGCTTCGTTCGGAAACGGCCGAGAAGCGGATGGCCCGGCATCCTGAGTTGATTATCCAGGAGGCCGTGCGGCGGATGTTGCCCAAGAACAAGCTGGCCACTGTCATGCTCTCGAAGCTCAAGATTTACGTCGGCGATGAACATCCACATCAGGCCCAGCAGCCCGAGCCGCTCGAATTGAAAACCGGCCGCGGATCGGGGAGCCGAATGATGGGCAAACGGGAGACGGCCGCCGCGAAGTAA
- a CDS encoding Re/Si-specific NAD(P)(+) transhydrogenase subunit alpha gives MKLAVIKETLPGERRVALVPASVPPLLKVGLDVAVETGAGDAAGFLDAQYADKGAKVVGRTDAFTADCLLQIRSLGANPEAGRADLPLFRPGQVVIGMCEPIWNPTGARDLAERGVTLFAMELTPRITRAQSMDVLSSMATVAGYRAVLLAATTLGKMFPMMTTAAGTIKPAKVFIVGAGVAGLQAIATSRRLGAVVSAYDVRPVVKEQVQSLGAKFVEMALDTKSAEGAGGYAQVMDEDFYRRQRELMTRVVAEHDVVITTAAVPGKKAPVLITREMVEGMAAGSVVVDMAERGGNCELTKPDGTVNHGGVTILGPTNLASDAPYHASQMYAKNMTTFLTHLVKDGKIQFDMADEITRETLVARNGQVVHPRVRAALGMEEVAKT, from the coding sequence ATGAAACTTGCCGTCATCAAGGAGACACTTCCGGGTGAGCGCCGTGTGGCGCTCGTACCAGCGTCCGTGCCGCCGCTGCTAAAGGTCGGGCTGGATGTCGCGGTCGAAACCGGGGCCGGCGATGCAGCAGGATTCTTGGACGCCCAATATGCCGATAAGGGTGCCAAAGTCGTCGGTCGAACGGATGCCTTCACCGCCGATTGTCTTCTCCAAATCCGCTCGCTCGGGGCGAATCCCGAGGCCGGGCGAGCCGATCTGCCGCTCTTTCGCCCCGGCCAAGTGGTGATCGGCATGTGTGAACCGATTTGGAACCCGACCGGCGCGAGAGACCTCGCCGAGCGCGGCGTGACGCTCTTTGCGATGGAACTCACCCCCCGCATCACGCGAGCGCAGAGCATGGACGTGCTCTCGTCGATGGCCACGGTGGCGGGCTATCGGGCCGTGCTGCTCGCCGCCACGACCTTGGGCAAAATGTTTCCGATGATGACCACCGCCGCCGGCACGATCAAGCCGGCGAAGGTGTTTATCGTCGGCGCCGGCGTGGCCGGGCTGCAAGCGATCGCCACCTCGCGGCGGCTCGGAGCTGTGGTTTCGGCTTACGATGTCCGCCCCGTCGTGAAAGAGCAGGTGCAAAGCCTGGGGGCGAAATTCGTCGAAATGGCCCTCGACACGAAATCAGCCGAAGGGGCCGGCGGCTATGCCCAAGTGATGGACGAAGATTTCTACCGCCGCCAGCGCGAGCTGATGACCCGCGTTGTCGCGGAGCACGACGTGGTCATCACGACAGCCGCGGTGCCCGGCAAGAAAGCCCCGGTGCTCATCACGCGAGAGATGGTCGAAGGGATGGCCGCCGGCTCGGTGGTGGTCGATATGGCCGAGCGCGGCGGCAATTGCGAGCTGACCAAGCCGGATGGAACGGTCAATCACGGTGGCGTAACTATTCTCGGCCCTACCAATCTAGCTTCCGACGCCCCGTATCATGCCAGCCAGATGTACGCCAAAAACATGACTACATTCCTCACGCATCTCGTGAAGGACGGCAAAATCCAATTCGACATGGCCGACGAAATCACGCGCGAAACGCTTGTCGCGCGCAACGGGCAAGTGGTTCACCCGCGAGTGCGCGCGGCGCTGGGGATGGAAGAAGTGGCGAAGACTTGA
- a CDS encoding DUF2071 domain-containing protein produces the protein MLRPAASGPRVFLTAEWRNLAMLNYEVDPHVLEPYLPRQLELDFWNGKTYVSLVGFLFRDTRVMGVPIPFHRNFAELNLRFYVRRRDTFEERRGVIFIREIVPRWAVSFVARKVYQENYLTLPMRHSIESGRQADGGVAVEYAWRFRRRWNRMRIEAAGIAELPATGSFDEFIIDHFWGYSGQRNGDCLEYEVEHRPWPIRVATQVELDCDAAGLYGAELAEALACPPRSAFLVDGSAVALHCGVRLAARLEAPAVAPR, from the coding sequence ATGCTCCGTCCCGCCGCGTCTGGTCCGCGCGTGTTTTTGACCGCCGAGTGGCGGAATTTGGCGATGCTGAACTACGAAGTGGACCCGCACGTGCTGGAGCCTTATCTGCCGCGGCAGTTGGAATTGGATTTTTGGAACGGCAAGACCTATGTGAGCCTGGTCGGCTTCTTGTTCCGCGACACGCGGGTGATGGGCGTGCCGATCCCGTTTCATCGCAACTTCGCCGAATTGAATCTGCGGTTCTACGTCCGCCGCCGCGACACTTTCGAGGAGCGACGCGGAGTGATCTTCATCCGCGAGATCGTGCCGCGGTGGGCGGTCAGCTTCGTCGCCCGCAAGGTCTATCAAGAGAACTATCTGACGCTGCCGATGCGGCATTCGATCGAGTCGGGCCGGCAAGCGGATGGCGGCGTGGCCGTTGAATATGCGTGGCGATTCCGGCGGCGTTGGAATCGGATGCGAATCGAGGCCGCTGGAATCGCGGAACTGCCCGCGACTGGATCGTTCGATGAATTCATCATCGATCATTTCTGGGGCTATAGCGGGCAGCGCAACGGCGATTGCTTGGAGTATGAGGTCGAGCACCGGCCATGGCCAATCCGTGTGGCGACGCAGGTTGAACTGGATTGTGATGCCGCTGGCCTCTATGGAGCCGAATTGGCAGAAGCTCTAGCGTGCCCGCCGCGATCGGCGTTTCTAGTCGATGGCTCAGCGGTGGCGCTGCACTGCGGTGTGCGATTGGCCGCGCGGCTTGAGGCGCCTGCCGTCGCGCCGCGTTAG
- a CDS encoding class I SAM-dependent methyltransferase, producing MSRDLRINLLRLAIALSICCANAPPLSLADEPVTSNAGATATAEKAPPPLKYYKGREIADAMHYSGASWLVRESREREEECTTMLKALHLKPGQTVCDMGCGNGFYTLKLSSLVGKEGQVLAVDIQPEMLSLLNERAKEHHLDNIKPVLGTPSDPNLPEGKIDLILCVDVYHEFSNPEEMLAAMRKSLKPRGRIALVEFRAEDPKVPIKPLHKMTEKQILKEWPANGFKLVEQFDKLPWQHLMFFEAEAK from the coding sequence ATGTCGCGCGATCTGCGAATTAATCTCCTGCGCCTCGCGATCGCTCTGTCGATTTGTTGCGCGAACGCGCCGCCGCTCTCACTCGCCGACGAGCCAGTCACGTCGAATGCCGGCGCGACGGCAACCGCCGAAAAGGCGCCGCCGCCGCTCAAGTATTACAAAGGCCGCGAGATCGCCGACGCGATGCACTATTCCGGCGCGTCGTGGCTCGTGCGCGAATCGCGCGAGCGAGAGGAAGAATGCACCACGATGCTCAAGGCGCTGCACCTCAAGCCGGGGCAAACCGTCTGCGACATGGGCTGCGGCAACGGCTTTTACACGCTCAAGCTTTCGTCGCTCGTGGGCAAGGAAGGGCAAGTGCTCGCCGTCGATATCCAGCCCGAGATGCTGAGCCTGCTGAACGAGCGGGCGAAGGAGCACCATCTCGACAACATCAAGCCGGTTTTAGGAACGCCGTCCGACCCGAACCTGCCCGAGGGAAAGATCGATCTCATTCTCTGCGTCGACGTCTATCATGAATTTTCGAATCCGGAGGAGATGCTCGCTGCGATGCGGAAGAGCCTCAAGCCGAGGGGACGCATCGCGCTGGTGGAATTCCGCGCCGAGGACCCCAAAGTGCCGATCAAACCGCTCCACAAGATGACCGAGAAGCAGATTCTCAAAGAATGGCCCGCCAATGGCTTTAAGCTCGTCGAGCAATTCGACAAGCTTCCCTGGCAGCATCTGATGTTCTTCGAGGCGGAAGCAAAATAG
- a CDS encoding sigma-54 dependent transcriptional regulator: MHKPSEQTQVASGARSAFSSSCPEDWVPGRSLSMRRVAQHAGRAAEVECTVLISGETGTGKEVWARALHRSGPRAGKPFVPVNCAALTTTLAESQLFGHEKGAFTGALGSSLGIFRAAQAGVVFLDEVGEMPLELQPKLLRVLQQREVTPVGAAHPVPIDVQVVAATNRDLEAEVSVGRFREDLFYRLNMVELRVPPLRERVEDIPELIEFFTSRFAAKYQRPLWRPDADTLREFVEFEWPGNVRQLSHVIEQSYVLDSQPCLPRGSSSNRGAQTMLPSFNLARLRSEAIRQALDVTRGHKGRAAKLLGVHPNTLTRLLAQAESDDNGTDSSDPDRAY, translated from the coding sequence ATGCACAAACCTTCTGAACAAACCCAAGTCGCCTCGGGCGCGAGGTCGGCGTTCTCGTCTTCCTGCCCAGAAGATTGGGTGCCCGGTCGAAGCCTGTCGATGCGGCGCGTGGCGCAGCATGCCGGCCGGGCGGCGGAAGTCGAATGCACGGTTCTCATCTCAGGCGAAACGGGGACCGGCAAAGAGGTGTGGGCTCGGGCCTTGCATCGCAGCGGCCCGCGGGCGGGCAAGCCGTTTGTACCCGTCAATTGCGCCGCCTTGACCACGACCTTGGCCGAGAGCCAATTGTTTGGCCACGAGAAAGGGGCCTTCACTGGCGCCTTGGGCAGCTCGCTGGGCATCTTTCGCGCAGCCCAGGCCGGCGTCGTGTTTCTCGACGAAGTGGGAGAAATGCCGCTGGAACTCCAGCCGAAGCTGCTGCGCGTCTTGCAGCAGCGCGAGGTGACACCGGTGGGAGCCGCCCATCCGGTGCCGATCGACGTGCAGGTGGTGGCGGCAACGAATCGGGATTTGGAGGCGGAGGTCTCGGTCGGGCGGTTCCGAGAAGACCTGTTCTACCGGCTGAACATGGTGGAACTGCGAGTCCCGCCCCTGCGCGAGCGAGTGGAAGATATTCCCGAGTTGATCGAGTTCTTCACCAGCCGCTTTGCGGCCAAGTATCAGCGGCCCTTATGGCGGCCCGACGCCGATACCTTGCGGGAATTCGTCGAGTTTGAATGGCCGGGCAACGTCCGCCAGTTGTCGCACGTAATCGAGCAATCTTACGTGCTCGATTCCCAGCCCTGCTTGCCGCGGGGCAGTTCGTCGAATCGCGGAGCCCAAACGATGCTGCCGAGTTTCAATCTGGCTCGGCTGCGGAGCGAAGCGATCCGGCAGGCGCTCGACGTGACTCGCGGTCACAAAGGCCGGGCAGCCAAGTTGCTCGGCGTGCATCCCAATACGCTCACGCGCCTGCTTGCGCAAGCAGAATCGGATGATAACGGAACCGATTCTTCCGATCCTGACAGGGCCTACTGA
- a CDS encoding retropepsin-like aspartic protease — MKAPKHRWLAIAICCRVVACLTVWTSVGRSADSGEPSPEAVLQEHGLSKVGKLWILPEEQELRDRLATLERFEKRHREARASVEQLLDANEATFARLSKLEESAEKTRELAAAAKAGTAQRKQLDAEQKNADAAVEQLRKVYIPPEKLGMGPPLKTALMDLVNARTDATLKLLAYRDTPDDLPQRYERLGKDPAIAAALAALPTPGQLGPLKGLKDTWRLFVDKLDSNLLGNTLPIYREGRAIRLTAIVDDRRPLTFTFGNAGESTVIAQNLAETAGLAVGPDARKVKYHIAEGRDVMAQIAKIAQLRIGRRVWKNVEFYILPPEAADVGARISPNSLPGYHLTINPSRFQLTIENSAGR, encoded by the coding sequence ATGAAAGCCCCGAAGCATCGATGGCTGGCGATTGCGATCTGCTGCCGCGTTGTCGCGTGCTTGACGGTCTGGACTTCAGTTGGTCGATCGGCGGATAGCGGCGAGCCATCACCGGAGGCCGTGCTGCAAGAGCATGGTCTATCGAAGGTCGGAAAGCTCTGGATCCTGCCCGAAGAACAGGAGCTTCGCGATCGGCTGGCGACGCTCGAGCGCTTCGAGAAACGGCATCGCGAGGCACGAGCCAGTGTCGAACAATTATTGGACGCGAACGAGGCCACTTTCGCGCGACTCAGCAAGCTCGAAGAGTCTGCCGAGAAAACTCGCGAATTGGCCGCGGCGGCCAAGGCCGGCACTGCGCAAAGAAAACAACTCGACGCAGAGCAGAAAAACGCCGACGCCGCTGTCGAGCAACTGAGAAAGGTTTACATTCCCCCGGAAAAATTGGGAATGGGGCCGCCACTCAAGACGGCGCTGATGGATCTGGTCAACGCCCGCACCGATGCCACGTTAAAGCTTCTCGCGTATCGCGACACGCCCGACGACTTGCCCCAACGATATGAGCGGCTCGGCAAAGACCCGGCCATCGCAGCGGCGTTGGCCGCGTTGCCGACGCCCGGCCAACTGGGGCCGCTCAAGGGATTGAAGGACACTTGGCGGCTGTTCGTCGACAAGCTCGACTCGAATTTGCTCGGCAATACCTTGCCGATCTACCGCGAGGGTCGCGCCATCCGGCTGACGGCCATCGTCGACGACCGCCGTCCGTTGACGTTCACCTTCGGCAACGCCGGCGAATCGACGGTGATCGCGCAGAACCTAGCCGAGACGGCTGGGCTCGCGGTTGGGCCCGACGCGCGGAAAGTCAAATACCACATTGCCGAGGGACGCGACGTCATGGCCCAGATTGCGAAGATTGCCCAACTACGCATCGGCCGAAGAGTATGGAAGAACGTCGAGTTCTACATTCTTCCGCCCGAAGCGGCGGACGTCGGGGCCCGAATCAGCCCTAACTCGCTTCCCGGCTACCATCTGACGATCAACCCCAGTCGTTTCCAATTGACAATTGAAAACTCTGCCGGGCGATGA
- a CDS encoding DUF393 domain-containing protein has translation MTSATPRPSVPSAKPPSSSPQPPVPSPRSLPTPDERPGADVVIYDGHCRICTAQIKKLTWWDCQGKLAYLSLHDPEVPRRYPDLTHEQLMQEMVIVDRHGDRHRGAEAIRYLSRRLRRLWWLAPILHIPFSLPLWSWLYRQVANRRYRFGRTAECDGGTCHLHQR, from the coding sequence ATGACTTCGGCAACTCCCCGGCCCTCAGTCCCCAGCGCCAAACCCCCGTCGTCCAGCCCCCAGCCCCCAGTCCCCAGCCCCCGGTCGCTGCCGACCCCCGACGAGCGGCCGGGCGCCGACGTGGTCATCTACGACGGCCATTGCCGGATTTGCACCGCGCAGATAAAAAAACTCACCTGGTGGGACTGCCAGGGAAAGCTGGCCTATCTGTCGCTGCACGATCCTGAGGTGCCGCGCCGCTATCCCGACTTGACGCACGAGCAATTGATGCAGGAGATGGTGATCGTGGATCGCCACGGTGATCGACATCGAGGAGCGGAAGCGATCCGCTATCTCTCGCGGCGCCTGCGCCGGCTGTGGTGGCTGGCCCCGATCTTGCACATCCCATTCAGCTTGCCACTGTGGAGCTGGCTCTATCGGCAAGTTGCGAACCGGCGCTACCGCTTCGGCCGAACCGCGGAATGCGACGGCGGGACTTGCCATTTGCATCAGAGATAG